A genome region from Eurosta solidaginis isolate ZX-2024a chromosome 2, ASM4086904v1, whole genome shotgun sequence includes the following:
- the LOC137239343 gene encoding uncharacterized protein, with protein MATYISRLLFVIFIFVLNNCTMASFKHTRRMFGPQITTTATITESSKDSHESNNNGVTETSIVGKEASNEKDIAADNAKAKDRNGEANVESNVMYEETNNEAKESSYKANERNNEAEKNSNEVKKINNEAYDSNNETKGSINEVDESHKKSDESNNIPKEGSNGAKESNKTDIESKQEIVEENKKASEGSEIISESDNKSSGESTNDTRENAGNEAARDAFSGAHRRPAFDTKSSTIYTKISTVDEVGKQILDANADERYCCPCDKSAYDSLNVTKRKTTTHSVTYNNKTVDEHLEHQENTHYQNSKYHFTYDGAASKSSCAAIYINNLKSSSAYEYITLPDRPKFKVRCIPDARPECAWTVIMERKTENDNFNLNWKQYRKGFGDPSMDEAFFVGLENVYALTHYEDLQIHFHTHFESEDLENEIYQHFMLDDEKSDYEIIRLNAVSNNTMVRRLRLGSRFTTKDHDGGTGFSKCAKQLEMGWWYTQRCIHASSMSSIHAYVKSPTTMAVRNNHCG; from the exons ATGGCTACATATATTTCTCGGCTATTGTTCGTGATCTTTATCTTTGTTTTAAATAACTGCACAATGGCCTCTTTCAAGCATACAAGAAGAATGTTTGGTCCTCAAATTACGACAACAGCAACCATAACTGAGAGTAGTAAGGATTCCCACGAGAGTAATAATAATGGAGTTACTGAGACAAGTATTGTAGGAAAAGAAGCGAGTAATGAAAAAGATATTGCGGCGGATAATGCAAAAGCAAAAGACAGAAATGGTGAAGCAAATGTGGAAAGTAATGTAATGTATGAAGAGACAAATAATGAGGCAAAAGAAAGTAGTTATAAAGCAAATGAGAGAAATAACGAAGCTGAAAAGAACAGTAATGaggttaaaaaaataaacaacgaGGCTTATGATAGCAATAATGAAACTAAAGGGAGCATTAATGAAGTTGATGAGAGCCATAAGAAATCTGATGAGAGCAATAATATACCTAAAGAGGGCAGCAATGGAGCTAAAGAGAGCAATAAGACAGACATTGAGAGCAAACAAGAGATTGTCGAAGAAAACAAGAAAGCAAGTGAGGGCAGCGAAATCATTAGCGAGAGTGATAATAAATCCAGTGGGGAGAGTACCAATGACACAAGAGAGAACGCTGGCAATGAGGCTGCGCGTGATGCGTTTTCAGGTGCACATAGACGTCCTGCATTCGACACAAAAAGTTCGACTATTTACACAAAAATTTCGACTGTAGACGAAGTGGGCAAACAAATTTTAGATGCAAATGCCGATGAACGTTATTGTTGTCCATGCGATAAATCTGCTTACGATTCTTTAAATGTAACTAAACGAAAGACAACAACTCATTCTGTAACATACAATAACAAAACCGTAGATGAGCATCTAGAACACCAAGAGAACACACATTACCAAAATTCGAAATATCATTTCACCTATGATGGCGCTGCTTCGAAATCAAGCTGCGCTgctatttacataaataatttgaaATCGTCTTCAGCATACGAATATATAACGCTACCCGATAGGCCAAAATTCAAAGTACGTTGCATACCAGATGCACGTCCAGAATGCGCTTGGACTGTGATAATGGAACGTAAAACCGAAAATgataatttcaatttaaattggaAGCAATATCGTAAAGGTTTTGGCGATCCGAGTATGGATGAAGCATTTTTTGTGGGACTTGAAAATGTATATGCACTAACACACTACGAGGATCTGCAAATACACTTTCATACACATTTCGAGAGTGAAGATTTGGAGAATGAGATTTATCAACATTTTATGCTAGATGATGAAAAAAGTGATTATGAGATAATTCGTTTGAATGCTGTATCAAATAATACGATGGTTAGGCGTTTGCGTCTAGGCTCAAGATTTACCACAAAAGATCATGATGGTGGTACTGGTTTTTCGAAATGTGCTAAACAGCTTGAAATGGGTTGGTGGTATACGCAACGCTGCATACA TGCTTCATCAATGAGTAGCATACACGCCTATGTTAAATCGCCAACTACAATGGCCGTGCGTAACAACCATTGCGGGTAG
- the LOC137239346 gene encoding angiopoietin-1-like isoform X2, which yields MTKYHLSAFLLQIIIFTSFVYALHLKQGTASALAPVKEKQGEVDVEALIEVVAEFLSEYADEVDDRLFKFHTEFTPNHKKLWSCANILANDSTLNSGIYNITVPNIANSFQVYCLVDPLGGCAWTVIWRRQDIASDFDRRWKEYKKGFGWPEHNFFIGLERLYAMTFAQLQEIRIVTKHDLEEWDIETYDKFAIGDESTQYEVIVLGAYKNNTNYQRLRKNAKFFTKHLSTSNENKECAKALKMGWWFSDGCKEQFRIRGFYSYLNSPTYVAVRPQNCIVELSDTVWPE from the exons ATGACTAAATATCATTTATCGGCGTTTCTGCTGCAAATAATAATTTTCACTAGCTTCGTCTATGCGTTGCATCTTAAGCAAGGAACAGCTTCCGCGTTGGCGCCAGTGAAGGAGAAACAAGGTGAAGTGGATGTCGAAGCGCTAATTGAGGTTGTTGCTGAGTTTTTGAGCGAGTATGCCGATGAAGTGGATGATCGTTTGTTcaa GTTCCATACAGAATTCACACCAAATCATAAAAAACTCTGGAGTTGCGCAAATATTTTAGCAAATGACAGTACGCTCAATAGCGGTATTTACAATATAACTGTACCGAATATAGCCAattcatttcaagtttattgCCTGGTTGATCCGCTAGGTGGCTGCGCTTGGACTGTGATTTGGCGCCGGCAAGATATCGCTAGTGATTTTGATCGCAGATGGAAGGAATATAAGAAGGGTTTCGGTTGGCcagaacataatttttttattggcTTAGAACGTTTGTATGCTATGACATTTGCTCAGCTACAAGAGATTCGTATTGTTACGAAACATGATTTGGAGGAATGGGATATAGAGACATATGATAAATTTGCAATTGGTGATGAGAGTACCCAGTATGAGGTGATCGTATTGGGTGCTTACAAAAATAATACCAACTATCAGCGTTTGCGTAAGAATGCGAAGTTTTTTACAAAACACTTGAGTACCAGCAATGAGAATAAAGAGTGTGCGAAGGCATTGAAAATGGGTTGGTGGTTCAGTGATGGCTGTAAGGA ACAATTTAGAATACGTGGTTTTTATTCATATTTAAATTCGCCAACATATGTAGCAGTTCGCCCGCAGAATTGTATTGTGGAGCTGAGTGACACAGTTTGGCCTGAATAA
- the LOC137239346 gene encoding angiopoietin-2-like isoform X1 encodes MTKYHLSAFLLQIIIFTSFVYALHLKQGTASALAPVKEKQGEVDVEALIEVVAEFLSEYADEVDDRLFKMERLINQTLINQNYFERGLKEFHTEFTPNHKKLWSCANILANDSTLNSGIYNITVPNIANSFQVYCLVDPLGGCAWTVIWRRQDIASDFDRRWKEYKKGFGWPEHNFFIGLERLYAMTFAQLQEIRIVTKHDLEEWDIETYDKFAIGDESTQYEVIVLGAYKNNTNYQRLRKNAKFFTKHLSTSNENKECAKALKMGWWFSDGCKEQFRIRGFYSYLNSPTYVAVRPQNCIVELSDTVWPE; translated from the exons ATGACTAAATATCATTTATCGGCGTTTCTGCTGCAAATAATAATTTTCACTAGCTTCGTCTATGCGTTGCATCTTAAGCAAGGAACAGCTTCCGCGTTGGCGCCAGTGAAGGAGAAACAAGGTGAAGTGGATGTCGAAGCGCTAATTGAGGTTGTTGCTGAGTTTTTGAGCGAGTATGCCGATGAAGTGGATGATCGTTTGTTcaa AATGGAGCGCCTCATAAATCAAACGCTTATAAATCAAAATTATTTCGAACGTGGACTTAAAGA GTTCCATACAGAATTCACACCAAATCATAAAAAACTCTGGAGTTGCGCAAATATTTTAGCAAATGACAGTACGCTCAATAGCGGTATTTACAATATAACTGTACCGAATATAGCCAattcatttcaagtttattgCCTGGTTGATCCGCTAGGTGGCTGCGCTTGGACTGTGATTTGGCGCCGGCAAGATATCGCTAGTGATTTTGATCGCAGATGGAAGGAATATAAGAAGGGTTTCGGTTGGCcagaacataatttttttattggcTTAGAACGTTTGTATGCTATGACATTTGCTCAGCTACAAGAGATTCGTATTGTTACGAAACATGATTTGGAGGAATGGGATATAGAGACATATGATAAATTTGCAATTGGTGATGAGAGTACCCAGTATGAGGTGATCGTATTGGGTGCTTACAAAAATAATACCAACTATCAGCGTTTGCGTAAGAATGCGAAGTTTTTTACAAAACACTTGAGTACCAGCAATGAGAATAAAGAGTGTGCGAAGGCATTGAAAATGGGTTGGTGGTTCAGTGATGGCTGTAAGGA ACAATTTAGAATACGTGGTTTTTATTCATATTTAAATTCGCCAACATATGTAGCAGTTCGCCCGCAGAATTGTATTGTGGAGCTGAGTGACACAGTTTGGCCTGAATAA
- the LOC137239346 gene encoding angiopoietin-1-like isoform X3, with product MTKYHLSAFLLQIIIFTSFVYALHLKQGTASALAPVKEKQGEVDVEALIEVVAEFLSEYADEVDDRLFKMERLINQTLINQNYFERGLKEFHTEFTPNHKKLWSCANILANDSTLNSGIYNITVPNIANSFQVYCLVDPLGGCAWTVIWRRQDIASDFDRRWKEYKKGFGWPEHNFFIGLERLYAMTFAQLQEIRIVTKHDLEEWDIETYDKFAIGDESTQYEVIVLGAYKNNTNYQRLRKNAKFFTKHLSTSNENKECAKALKMGWWFSDGCKE from the exons ATGACTAAATATCATTTATCGGCGTTTCTGCTGCAAATAATAATTTTCACTAGCTTCGTCTATGCGTTGCATCTTAAGCAAGGAACAGCTTCCGCGTTGGCGCCAGTGAAGGAGAAACAAGGTGAAGTGGATGTCGAAGCGCTAATTGAGGTTGTTGCTGAGTTTTTGAGCGAGTATGCCGATGAAGTGGATGATCGTTTGTTcaa AATGGAGCGCCTCATAAATCAAACGCTTATAAATCAAAATTATTTCGAACGTGGACTTAAAGA GTTCCATACAGAATTCACACCAAATCATAAAAAACTCTGGAGTTGCGCAAATATTTTAGCAAATGACAGTACGCTCAATAGCGGTATTTACAATATAACTGTACCGAATATAGCCAattcatttcaagtttattgCCTGGTTGATCCGCTAGGTGGCTGCGCTTGGACTGTGATTTGGCGCCGGCAAGATATCGCTAGTGATTTTGATCGCAGATGGAAGGAATATAAGAAGGGTTTCGGTTGGCcagaacataatttttttattggcTTAGAACGTTTGTATGCTATGACATTTGCTCAGCTACAAGAGATTCGTATTGTTACGAAACATGATTTGGAGGAATGGGATATAGAGACATATGATAAATTTGCAATTGGTGATGAGAGTACCCAGTATGAGGTGATCGTATTGGGTGCTTACAAAAATAATACCAACTATCAGCGTTTGCGTAAGAATGCGAAGTTTTTTACAAAACACTTGAGTACCAGCAATGAGAATAAAGAGTGTGCGAAGGCATTGAAAATGGGTTGGTGGTTCAGTGATGGCTGTAAGGAGTAA
- the LOC137239344 gene encoding fibrinogen-like protein A: MKTAYALFTGVLLIIFADIMGRGNIVKSAGDTNTEKARKEAVSDLRDKFRKKFGKSSLRKSTQGNPTEVITVIKQKEIVGDDGIKTVTEKVVYHAGEKTEHTEHTNVFTSTANITKEQCNCVCPKVDGSNNYSRHGVTRLKFVRTDPEVLSPQDVEETEQIIENSCMSTNRVDARYVESCAEAMRTDSETSEGLYTIYIADSGPIQVYCYKDPLEKHGCAWTIFSRRITPGPHFDRTWNEYVKGFGDISGNFFLGLHKVHILTAHAPQELAVFTNFHTNDVEREKYGFFSIGNCKSAFQVLRLGKFSETSAIRHLVRDSKFSTKDKDNGNGYDSCAKGLQMGWWYSDQCKYAMQFSGVHAYLNTPSIMGLRPINCEH; encoded by the exons ATGAAAACAGCATACGCTCTTTTTACGGGAGTACTCTTAATAATTTTTGCAGATATAATGGGCCGTGGCAATATTGTGAAATCAGCAGGAGACACTAACACAGAGAAAGCGCGAAAGGAGGCAGTTTCCGATTTGAGAGACAAATTTCGCAAGAAATTCGGTAAAAGTTCGTTAAG aaaatcaacTCAAGGCAACCCAACTGAAGTAATAACGGTCATTAAACAGAAGGAAATAGTTGGAGATGATGGTATAAAGACTGTAACTGAAAAAGTCGTATATCATGCGGGCGAAAAAACTGAACACACAGAACATACGAATGTCTTTACAAGTACCGCTAATATAACCAAGGAGCAATGCAACTGCGTTTGCCCCAAAGTGGACGGTAGTAATAATTATTCAAGACATGGTGTGACTAGGTTAAAGTTCGTACGAACTGATCCTGAAGTTTTGTCCCCACAAGATGTTGAAGAAACTGAGCAAATCATTGAAAACAGCTGCATGTCAACAAACCGAGTGGATGCTAGATATGTGGAGAGTTGCGCTGAAGCTATGCGCACAGATAGTGAAACGAGTGAAGGATTATATACAATTTATATTGCGGATTCCGGACCAATTCAAGTTTATTGTTACAAAGATCCCTTAGAAAAGCATGGTTGTGCCTGGACGATATTTTCACGTCGCATTACGCCTGGTCCGCATTTCGATCGTACATGGAATGAATATGTTAAAGGCTTTGGTGATATAAGCGGAAATTTTTTTCTTGGACTGCATAAAGTACACATTCTGACAGCGCATGCACCGCAAGAACTGGCTGTGTTTACAAATTTCCATACGAATGATGTTGAACGTGAAAAATATGGCTTCTTTAGTATAGGTAACTGCAAGTCCGCTTTTCAGGTGTTACGTTTGGGTAAATTTTCAGAGACATCTGCTATACGTCACCTAGTGAGAGACTCGAAATTTTCGACTAAAGACAAAGATAATGGTAATGGCTATGATAGTTGTGCAAAAGGTCTTCAAATGGGTTGGTGGTATTCGGATCAGTGTAAATA CGCTATGCAATTCAGTGGCGTACATGCGTATTTGAATACGCCAAGCATAATGGGTTTGAGGCCGATCAATTGTGAACATTAA